CACGTCCCGACCAACGCCACCATCGCTCAGGAGGAGATCTTCGGCCCGGTCCTGACCGTGCACACCTTCAAGGATGAGGCGGAAGCGGCCGAGATCGCCAACGCCACCGTGTACGGACTCGCGGGCGCCGTATGGACGAACGACATGTCAAAGGCGCTCCGCATCGCGAAGAAGGTGAAGAGCGGCATGGTGTGGGTGAACACCTTCGGGAAGCTCTTCCCCGCCGGCGAGATGGGCGGTTACAAGCAGAGCGGAATCGGGCGCCAGTACGGGCTCGAGGGGCTTTGGGAATATACCGAGATGAAGCACATCAACGTGCAGCTCTAACAAAGACGAAACTGCCGCCATGTAGGCACTCGTTACTCGTGAGACTCTCGATCATTGACTCCCTTTCGCTGAGGAGCTTCAAGTCACCCGCCCTGATCTGCACTGGTGCGATCAGTAAGATGCGTACGCACAACGTCCCAAGGGCGACGAACGCGACTCCCCGGTTGGTGCGTCATCATGCGGGCGGATCGGTTCTCTCGGTGTCCCGTTCGGATGGCGCGACTTTCCCGGCCTCCCGATCGGCACATCGCAGCCGGTAGCCTTATGGGATGCTGATCAAGCCGACGGGGCGCGTTCCGAGACGCTCGCCGCCGTTCGCAGTCACTCGCACGCTGTCGCCGAAGCGGCCCCAGAGATCCTTGCCATCGCGAATGATGCCTGGCTTGATGTCCATGACCATGTTTGTCTTGAGCTCCTGGCGGAGCAGGGCCGGATCAGGCTGGGTGAGCAGGGGCCAGTCCTCGCCCAGGCCGCGCCCGTGGGCGATGAGCCTCGCCTCGTAGGTCATTCCTTTCGCGGAAGCAGCGCACGCGTTGGCGACATCGCCCAAGGTGTTCCCTGACCTCATAGCCGGAAGCGCCGCAGCGAACGCGTCCGCCTGCGCCCTCGCCATGTCTCGGATAAGCTGGGGGACCGTGCCGATGGTAAACGTCTGGTCCATCTGCGACAGGTAGCCTTGCCACTTCCCCTCGATCTGGCAGTACACGATGTCGCCCTCTTCGATGACGCGCGTCGGCGTTGCCTGGGTCAGGCGCGTGTAGGGCATACCCGCGCGGCTCGCGTGCCAGGCCAACATGAATGGCACTTCGCCGCCGTCCTCGATCTCGGCGGCCACCATGCGCGCGTAGACTACGCGGTCTTTCACCCCAGCGCGCGCCACCTCCGAGAAAGCGCGAACCGCGGCCTCCGCGATCCGGACCGCCTTGCGCACGAAGGCAATCTCCTCGTCGCTCATGACCGAGCGCACGCGGTACATGAGAGGAGTCGCGTTCACAATCTCCGCCCGGGGAAAGGCCGCCCGGATCTTCGCGATGACGGCCGCCCCGACGATGCCATCGGGGGCGCGAATCAGCCCGGCCAGCCCAGCGATGCCGATTCGCTTTCCATCCGCTCCAAGCTCTCCGAGCCGATCAACGATCCCGTCCACCTCGTGTCGCGCGTACTCTCGGACATCCGCCACCCACCCGGGCTTGGCTCGCGCGATGAGTGTCACCTCGCCCTGTAACGGCAGGATCGCATGCGGATCAATGTCGTTGCCCCCGTGCTGTGTGATGTAGCGGGCATCGGCGGTATGATGGCCGTAGCGACCGGTGTTACCGGTTGCCACAAGGATGTCGATGGCCTCGGCCCGCATCTCATCCCGAATCGCCTTCCAGCGGCGGTCGCGCTCCGCGAGGGAGAAGGTCAGCGGCGCATCAGGGCTGGAATCATCAATCGCTCCGCTCACCGGGCGTTGGCCCGGCACACAAGCTGCAGGAAGTTCCCCGCCGGGTCACGTACGTAGACGTCATCCCCCTCCCGCGTGCACGCGAGCCCAATGCCCACAAGAGCGGTGACTGCATCTCCGGCGGCCACTCGCGCCTGGA
The Chloroflexota bacterium genome window above contains:
- a CDS encoding M24 family metallopeptidase — translated: MSGAIDDSSPDAPLTFSLAERDRRWKAIRDEMRAEAIDILVATGNTGRYGHHTADARYITQHGGNDIDPHAILPLQGEVTLIARAKPGWVADVREYARHEVDGIVDRLGELGADGKRIGIAGLAGLIRAPDGIVGAAVIAKIRAAFPRAEIVNATPLMYRVRSVMSDEEIAFVRKAVRIAEAAVRAFSEVARAGVKDRVVYARMVAAEIEDGGEVPFMLAWHASRAGMPYTRLTQATPTRVIEEGDIVYCQIEGKWQGYLSQMDQTFTIGTVPQLIRDMARAQADAFAAALPAMRSGNTLGDVANACAASAKGMTYEARLIAHGRGLGEDWPLLTQPDPALLRQELKTNMVMDIKPGIIRDGKDLWGRFGDSVRVTANGGERLGTRPVGLISIP